One Gossypium hirsutum isolate 1008001.06 chromosome A11, Gossypium_hirsutum_v2.1, whole genome shotgun sequence genomic window carries:
- the LOC121210021 gene encoding uncharacterized protein, whose amino-acid sequence MSTRGTRGRGTRGRGRGHRGARAESLASDTIPMVDASETTASPTTGSGTRPYDRTARDDALSQAMLHILERVARPNTGTGSRGSVSEHLRSNGAEVFKGISGVAPNVAEYWLEATERIMDDLDCTAEQKLKGAISLLREEAYQWWLTVKEGTQLERITWEFFKSAFQGKYVGASYVDAWRKEFLNLTQGDRSVAKYEAEFLRLSRYARGIVATEYERCVRFEDGLRNSLRVLIAPQRERDFTALVEKAKIAEDVKRAECQSWEKKRSRNKMDLKPSNSDQRQRKGARADGLVRAEAPVAVVRLQPCVD is encoded by the coding sequence ATGAGCACACGTGGTACTCGTGGACGGGGTACTAGGGGTCGTGGTAGAGGCcatagaggggctcgagctgagtccctTGCCTCTGATACTATACCTATGGTGGACGCTAGTGAGACAACGGCATCGCCTACGACAGGTAGTGGGACAAGACCGTATGATCGTACGGCTAgggatgacgcactgtcccaagccatgcttcATATTCTGGAAAGGGTCGCTAGACCCAACACTGGTACCGGAAGCCGTGGGTCAGTTTCGGAACATCTCCGATCGAATGGAGCTGAAGTTTTTAAGGGCATTTCTGgagtagccccgaatgtggctgaatactggttggaagccacggaGAGAATAATGGATGACCTGGATTGCACGGCTgaacaaaagctgaaaggggCGATATCACTACTTAGGGaggaagcttaccagtggtggttgactgTGAAAGAGGGTACCCAACTCGAGCggattacctgggaattctttaaaTCCGCATTTCAAGGGAAGTATGTTGGGGCAAGCTATGTAGATGCCTGGAGGAAGGAATTCTTAAACTTAACTCAAGGGGATCGGTCTGTGGCTAAGTATGAGGCAGAGTTTTTGCGACTTAGTCGATATGCCCGTGGAATAGTAGCAACAGAGTACGAACGTTGTGTTCGGTTCGAGGATGGCCTCCGGAATAGTCTACGGGTAttaatagctccacagagggagcgagattttacGGCATTAGTAGAGAAAGCTAAAATAGCGGAGGATGTGAAGCGCGCTGAGTGCCAGAGCTGGGAAAAGAAAAGGAGTAGAAACAAAATGGATTTAAAGCCCTCCAATTCTGATCAAAGGCAAAGGAAAGGTGCCAGGGCAGATGGGCTGGTCCGAGCTGAAGCCCCTGTTGCTGTTGTTAGATTACAACCTTGTGTTGATTGA